In Malassezia vespertilionis chromosome 8, complete sequence, a genomic segment contains:
- a CDS encoding 8-amino-7-oxononanoate synthase (EggNog:ENOG503NVVS; COG:E) has product MQQCIDFSSNDYLSLARSERGMARLRDCLRASCALGSGGSRLLDGDSLQYTALESRIAWHFCAQEALLFNSGFDANVSMFSALPQRGDTIVYDALVHASVHDGMRASRAKACIAFQHNNPADLDRVLSSLASDGNVFLAVESVYSMDGTVCALAALLAVVHKHMPQERRCVIVDEAHAVGVYGAKGAGLVERLGLVKAVDVRLVTFGKALGCAGAAVLCTPLLKSYLLNYARPLIFSTAMPPVALYTIQVALDMLDEEGDERAAQLHALTRQLRSALGAPHHSTLCPAPILPVHTPTAKSLARTLQGMGFLVRAVTYPTVPKGTDRVRICVHTHNTPEEIKRLAEALRAHSPHAAL; this is encoded by the coding sequence ATGCAGCAGTGCATTGACTTTTCGTCGAATGACTATCTGTCGCTCGCGCGGtccgagcgcggcatggcgcgcttgcgcgactGCCTCCGCGCCTCGTGTGCTTTGGGCAGCGGCGGAAGCCGCTTGTTGGACGGCGACTCTTTGCAGtacacggcgctggaaagcCGGATTGCGTGGcacttttgcgcgcaggaAGCACTGCTTTTCAATAGCGGATTCGACGCGAATGTGTCCATGTTTagcgcgctgccgcagcgagGCGATACGATTGTCtacgacgcgctcgtccatgCGAGTGTGCACGACGGGATGcgggcgtcgcgcgcgaaagcatGCATTGCATTCCAGCACAACAACCCCGCGGATCTGGATCGCGTCCTTTCGTCGCTCGCCAGCGATGGAAATGTGTTTCTCGCGGTGGAGTCTGTCTACAGTATGGACGGCACTGTATGCGCACTCGCAGCACTCCTCGCCGTCGTGCACAAGCATATGCCGCaggagcgccgctgcgtgattgtggacgaggcgcacgcTGTGGGTGTGTACGGCGCAAAGGGCGCGGGGCTTGtcgagcgtctcgggcTGGTGAAGGCGGTCGATGTGCGCCTCGTCACCTTCGGCAAAGCACTGGGGTGTGCCGGTGCTGCTGTGCTCTGCACGCCGCTTCTCAAGTCCTACTTGCTCAACTACGCACGCCCGCTAATTTTCTCGACCGCGATGCCGCCCGTAGCGTTGTACACGatccaagtcgcgctcgatATGCTCGACGAAGAgggcgacgagcgcgccgcgcagctccacGCCCTCACGCGGCAGCTGCGGTCTGCactgggcgcgccgcaccacaGCACACTGTGTCCTGCGCCCATCCTGCCTGTGCACACGCCCACGGCCAAATCACTCGCGCGGACACTGCAAGGCATGGGCTTCCTTGTGCGTGCCGTGACATACCCAACCGTGCCAAAAGGTACAGACCGCGTGCGCATTTGTGTGCACACACACAACACGCCCGAGGAAATCAAACGCTTGGCGgaagcattgcgcgcgcacagccCGCATGCTGCACTTTAA
- the APE2 gene encoding Aminopeptidase 2 mitochondrial (COG:E; COG:O; EggNog:ENOG503NWST; MEROPS:MER0011183) — protein MSTPENSSEWFRLPTDVRPRHYDLTILSDLEALTFQGAVATELEIFNTTRQIQFNAGKGLTLGSVRVSLDGKQTSVAPYIDAEHERVTVQLDEPLQQGSHASILVPFRGVIDDSMMGYYKSTWEHEGKKGHYALTQFEPTSARRAFPCFDEPELKAKVTLHMLHRDGSTALGNMPADQTSSIDANGIAAALHTDLGVPAPDAPGAWLRTDFGTTPKMSTYIIAWANGHFCHLESEYHSSLTNKTIPLRVYTTPEYIHQAHYALQVKNLVLPVYEKLFDVAYPLPKLDTLVASDFDAGAMENWGLITGRTSVYLYDDKTGLQGKKVTASVQSHEVAHMWFGNIATLAWWDNLWLNEAFATLMGEVISLDHVYPEWNSASEFIVSHLGRALELDGKRSSHPIEIPLQGENVEDAVNQVFDAISYSKGASVLRMLSRLLGEDVFLKGVSIYLKKHLYANTVTKDLWDGISEASGKDINALMSNWILKQGFPVLTVSVEGDAIRVRQNRFLDTGDPTPGEDATLWQVPLALKTVQNGKPQTDFALMLDEREKVVPLPRAADAVWKLNAETIGVYRVAYAPEHLQRLGKAAAAQNSPLSLEDRVGLVSDAFTLAQAGYARTSGGLALMQELRGDKSSLVNQAAALNLQQLGSAWWEQPEGVRDAINAFRIDVFGPLARELTFDFGKDDAPELRELRSTVIGAAGAAGDPWTLAQVKERFAPLLDHDDDSRIDPDILRTVLSLAVRHGGANEYDVVMRVYNKPPTPRHKLAAMVAFGYTQDRALLQRTIDFVFSGKVKSQDFMYFFMSLAANPSSRRMLWETVKARFDELAARFEGNFSLSNLIKSSISSFSQEQDAKEVEAFFAARNTAKFSMSLAQGLDSIRAQARWLERDAQNVAAWLKAHGYERTE, from the coding sequence ATGTCCACGCCAGAGAACAGCTCCGAATGGTTCCGCCTTCCCACCGACGTCCGCCCTCGGCACTATGATCTTACGATCCTATCCGATCTCGAGGCACTTACCTTCCAGGGCGCCGTCGCGACCGAACTTGAAATATTTAACACCACGCGCCAGATCCAGTTTAATGCGGGCAAAGGTCTCAcgctcggcagcgtgcgcgtctcgctcgACGGGAAGCAAACGAGCGTAGCGCCTTACATCGATGCGGAGCACGAGCGCGTCACGGTGCAGTTGGACGAGCCGCTTCAGCAAGGCTCCCATGCCTCGATCCTTGTTCCCTTCCGCGGCGTGATCGACGATAGCATGATGGGCTACTACAAGTCGACCTGGGAGCACGAGGGCAAGAAAGGCCACTACGCGCTCACCCAGTTTGAGCCGAcctctgcgcgccgtgcgttCCCATGTTTTGACGAGCCCGAGCTTAAAGCCAAGGTGACGCTGCACATGCTCCACCGCGACGGCTCGACTGCACTGGGCAACATGCCGGCGGACCAAACGTCGTCGATCGATGCAAACGGCATTGCCGCCGCCCTGCACACCGATCTTGGCGTGCCCGCACCCGATGCACCGGGCGCATGGCTGCGCACTGACTTTGGCACGACGCCCAAAATGTCGACCTACATTATCGCTTGGGCCAACGGCCACTTTTGCCACTTGGAGAGCGAGTACCACTCCTCCCTCACCAACAAGACCATTCCGCTGCGTGTCTACACTACCCCCGAGTACATTCACCAGGCACACTATGCACTCCAAGTCAAGAACCTTGTGCTTCCCGTCTACGAAAAGCTGTTTGACGTTGCGTACCCCTTGCCCAAACTCGATACCCTCGTCGCGTCCGACTTTGACGCAGGCGCGATGGAGAACTGGGGTTTGATTACCGGCCGCACCAGCGTGTACCTGTACGACGACAAGACGGGCCTGCAGGGAAAGAAGGTCACTGCGTCTGTGCAGAGCCACGAGGTCGCACACATGTGGTTCGGCAACATTGCCACGCTCGCATGGTGGGACAATTTGTGGCTAAACGAGGCGTTTGCGACACTCATGGGCGAAGTTATTAGCTTGGACCATGTCTACCCAGAGTGGaacagcgcgagcgagTTTATCGTATCGCACCTGGGCCGTGCCCTCGAGCTGGACGGCAAACGCTCCTCGCACCCCATCGAAATTCCCCTCCAGGGCGAGAATGTGGAGGATGCAGTGAACCAAGTGTTTGATGCGATTTCCTACTCCAAAGGCGCCAGTGTTTTGCGCATGCTCTCGCGCCTCCTGGGCGAGGATGTCTTTTTGAAGGGCGTGAGCATTTACCTGAAAAAGCACTTGTATGCCAACACCGTGACCAAGGATCTTTGGGACGGTATCTCGGAGGCGTCCGGCAAGGACATCAATGCGCTCATGTCGAACTGGATCCTCAAGCAGGGTTTCCCTGTGCTCACCGTTTCTGTCGAGGGCGATGCGATCCGTGTGCGCCAGAACAGGTTCCTTGACACGGGCGATCCCACACCGGGAGAGGACGCTACGCTCTGGCAGGTCCCTCTTGCGCTCAAAACGGTCCAAAACGGCAAGCCACAGACCGACTTTGCACTGATGCTCGATGAGCGCGAAAAAGTAGTGCCGCTCCCAAGGGCTGCCGACGCCGTCTGGAAATTGAATGCAGAGACTATCGGCGTGTACCGCGTAGCATACGCACCCGAACATCTCCAGCGTCTCGGCAaggctgctgctgcacaaaACAGTCCTCTCTCGCTCGAGGACCGCGTAGGCTTGGTCAGCGATGCCTTCACGCTTGCACAGGCGGGGTATGCCAGGACCAGCGGCGGCCTCGCGCTGATGCAAGAGCTGCGTGGCGACAAGAGCTCACTGGTGAaccaagcagcagcgctcaACTTGCAGCAACTCGGCAGCGCCTGGTGGGAGCAGCCCGAAGgggtgcgcgacgcaatcAATGCGTTCCGCATCGATGTGTTTGGCCCACTGGCGCGCGAACTCACCTTTGACTTTGGCAAAGACGACGCGCCAGAgttgcgcgagctgcgctcgaccgTGATTGGCGCGGCTGGTGCGGCGGGCGACCCCTGGACCCTTGCACAGGTCAAGGAGCggtttgcgccgctcctcgatCACGATGACGACAGCCGTATTGATCCGGATATTTTGCGCACGGTGCTGAGCCTCGCGGtgcggcacggcggcgcgaaTGAGTACGACGTGGTGATGCGTGTGTACAATAAGCcgcccacgccgcggcacaaACTTGCGGCCATGGTCGCGTTTGGATACACGCAGGACCGCGCATTGCTTCAGCGCACCATTGATTTCGTGTTTAGCGGGAAGGTCAAGTCGCAGGACTTTATGTACTTCTTCATGTCACTCGCAGCCAACCCCTCGAGCAGGCGCATGCTTTGGGAGACGGtcaaggcgcgctttgacgagctcgccgcgcgcttcgagGGCAACTTTTCCCTCTCGAACCTGATCAAGTCGTCGATTAGCAGCTTTAGCCAGGAGCAAGACGCCAAGGAAGTCGAGGCGTTCTTTGCGGCTCGGAACACGGCCAAGTTTAGCATGAGCCTTGCGCAGGGCCTCGACTCAATtcgtgcacaagcgcgctggctcgagcgcgatgcacaaAACGTGGCGGCGTGGCTCAAGGCGCATGGGTACGAGCGGACAGAGTAG
- the SHP1 gene encoding protein phosphatase regulator (BUSCO:EOG0926423H; EggNog:ENOG503NW1D; COG:Y) translates to MDNQIAQFTSITDASPDVARTLLESAEGDLAAALALFFDGAEDDVAPVAPTGARTPTGGVAPSPTPTQSASKRAARPAPRGGVMSFGDLRTASDNVSEPDDPANLFAGGGRSALNVVDPESRRDGENNVVDDILDKAKRTSLERTQHSMDMPSQSSAFSGRGQSISGETVGENTVSNDPEEEKAKRHLIFWQDGFTVEGGELYRYDDPANQELLEAINTGNAPLSVLNVRFGQPVELIVERRIDEKYTPAPPPPMQPFAGQGSRLGAPAVSAASAASAAPAAPAALANAPLVDPVQPTTQVQVRLPDGQRLVAKLNKHHTVADLRSYINANRPEIEAQAYTLHGSFPPRPISDEAQSLDAAGVANAVVLLKWA, encoded by the exons ATGGACAACCAGATTGCACAGTTTACAAGCATTACAGACGCGTCGCCGGACGTGGCACG TACGCTTTTGGAAAGCGCCGAGGGCGACTTGGCCGCGGCACTCGCGCTGTTTTTCGACGGCGCGGAGGACGATGTGGCTCCTGTCGCTCCCACAGGGGCCCGCACACCCACTGGAGGTGTTGCGCCATCTCCCACGCCAACACAAAGTGCTAGTAAACGTGCGGCACGacctgcaccgcgcggcggagTCATGTCGTTTGGAGATCTCCGCACTGCGTCGGACAATGTGTCTGAGCCGGACGATCCGGCCAACCTGTTTGCAGGCggcgggcgcagcgcactgaACGTGGTGGACCCAGAATCGCGCCGTGACGGTGAGAACAACGTGGTCGACGATATCCTCGACAAGGCGAAGCGCACCTCGTTGGAGCGGACACAGCATTCTATGGACATGCCCAGCCAGTCGTCTGCCTTCTCCGGACGCGGTCAGTCGATTAGCGGCGAGACTGTTGGCGAAAATACTGTATCGAACGATCCCGAGGAGGAAAAGGCGAAGCGCCATTTGATCTTTTGGCAGGATGGATTTACTGTCGAAGGCGGCGAGCTTTATCGCTACGACGATCCTGCGAACCAGGAACTACTAGAGGCGATCAATACAGGGAACGCTCCATTGAGCGTGCTTAACGTGCGCTTTGGACAGCCTGTTGAACTGATCGTGGAGCGAAGGATAGACGAAAAGTACactccagcgccgccccCGCCAATGCAGCCGTTTGCTGGGCAGGGCAGTcgtctcggcgcgccggcagTATCCGCGGCATCCGCAGCATCAGCAGCTCCCGCAGCACCGGCAGCGCTAGCCAATGCGCCACTTGTCGATCCCGTCCAACCGACTACGCAAGTCCAAGTGCGTCTGCCCGAcggccagcgcctcgtcgctaAACTGAACAAGCACCACACCGTGGCCGATCTTCGCAGCTACATTAATGC GAATCGGCCTGAAATCGAAGCACAAGCGTACACCTTGCACGGCTCCTTTCCTCCGCGACCCATCTCCGACGAAGCACAGTCCCTCGACGCCGCGGGCGTGGCCAATGCAGTCGTGCTCCTTAAGTGGGCCTGA
- a CDS encoding uncharacterized protein (EggNog:ENOG503NWSK; COG:C; TransMembrane:2 (i179-198o218-239i)), which produces MVDQKKATKTAQGFLTDFMMGGVSAAISKTAAAPIERIKLLIQNQDEMIKQGRLASPYKGIGDAFMRTYKTEGLASFWRGNAANVIRYFPTQALNFAFKDYFKSMFKISKDAAYVKKLGANLASGGAAGASSLVFVYSLDYARTRLANDAKSAAKGGARQFNGLIDVYRKTLATDGIAGLYRGFIPSVVGIIAYRGLYFGLYDSLKPVLLPGELSNNFLASFILGWCVTTAAGLASYPLDTIRRRMMMTSGGKTHYKNMFDAARVIVAGEGISSLFKGAGANILRGIAAAGTISGYDKLQQVMFGKVYKGGSG; this is translated from the coding sequence ATGGTTGATCAGAAAAAAGCGACGAAGACTGCTCAGGGTTTCCTCACCGACTTTATGATGGGCGGTGTGTCTGCCGCCATCTCCAAGACGGCTGCCGCCCCCATTGAGCGTATCAAGCTCCTCATCCAGAACCAGGATGAGATGATCAAGCAGGGTCGTCTTGCCAGCCCTTACAAGGGTATCGGTGACGCCTTTATGCGCACCTACAAGACTGAGGGTCTCGCCTCGTTCTGGCGTGGTAACGCGGCCAATGTGATCCGTTACTTCCCTACCCAGGCGCTCAACTTTGCGTTCAAGGACTACTTCAAGTCTATGTTCAAGATTTCCAAAGACGCTGCTTACGTCAAGAAGCTCGGTGCCAACCTTGCCTCTGGTGGTGCCGCCGGTGCCTCTTCGCTTGTTTTCGTGTACTCGCTCGACTATGCCCGTACCCGTCTCGCCAACGACGCCAAGTCTGCCGCCAAGGGTGGTGCGCGCCAGTTCAACGGTCTCATTGACGTCTACCGCAAGACGCTTGCCACGGACGGTATTGCCGGTCTTTACCGTGGTTTCATCCCGTCGGTCGTTGGTATCATTGCTTACCGTGGTCTCTACTTTGGTCTCTACGACTCGCTCAAGCCCGTTCTCCTCCCCGGTGAGCTCTCAAACAACTTCCTTGCCTCGTTCATTCTCGGTTGGTGCGTTACTACCGCTGCTGGTCTTGCTTCGTACCCGCTCGACACCATTCGTCGTCGTATGATGATGACTTCGGGTGGTAAGACGCACTACAAGAACATGTTTGACGCTGCCCGTGTCATTGTCGCAGGTGAGGGTATTAGCTCGCTCTTCAAGGGTGCGGGTGCCAACATTCTCCGTGGTATTGCCGCTGCCGGTACGATCTCTGGTTACGACAAGCTCCAACAGGTCATGTTTGGCAAGGTCTACAAGGGTGGCTCTGGTTAA
- the VPS21 gene encoding Vacuolar protein sorting-associated protein 21 (COG:U; EggNog:ENOG503NY6F) translates to MAGATAERRELDAASPEAAVRLIQTKLVLLGEAAVGKTSVVHRFVQDDFQENREPTIGAAFLTQRCRLEDRLIKFEIWDTAGQERFHSLAPMYYRNAQASAVVFDVTKMASFDKAKAWVKELQRQASPTIVIALVGNKVDLVTEQTDAADATDEELHTPVEREVPRSEAEQYAADAGLLFFETSAKTGAGVLETFTEIAKRIPLDQQKPSPGPANASVSPRANAVNLQNRASASSGGCC, encoded by the exons ATGGCTGGTGCAACTGCAGAGAggcgcgagctggacgcAGCCTCGCCAGaggcggcggtgcgttTGATCCAGACAAAGCTAgtgctgcttggcgaggcTGCCGTCGGCAAGACGTCGGTGGTGCATCGGTTCGTCCAGGACGATTTCCAGGAAAACCGCGAGCCGACGATTGGGGCGGCGTTCTTGACG CAACGGTGCCGGCTCGAGGATCGTCTCATCAAGTTTGAGATCTGGGATACCGCGGGACAGGAACGATTTCACAGTCTCGCTCCCATGTACTATCGCAATGCACAAGCGAGTGCCGTCGTGTTCGACGTGACAAAAATG GCGTCGTTTGATAAAGCCAAGGCCTGGGTGaaggagctgcagcgccaggcAAGTCCGACGATTGTGATCGCACTGGTTGGCAACAAGGTCGATCTTGTCACCGAGCAGACCGACGCTGCAGATGCTACGGACGAAGAGTTGCACACCCCTGTAGAGCGCGAAGTGCCGCGCTCCGAAGCTGAGCAGTATGCAGCGGATGCCGGTCTTTTGTTCTTCGAAACAAGTGCCAAGACGGGCGCTGGTGTGTTGGAGACGTTTACGGAAATcg CAAAGCGGATTCCATTGGACCAGCAGAAGCCCTCGCCGGGGCCGGCAAACGCATCGGTCAGCCCGCGCGCCAATGCAGTCAATTTGCAGAACCGTGCCAGTGCCTCGAGTGGTGGATGCTGCTGA
- the ssr3 gene encoding non-specific serine/threonine protein kinase (COG:B; COG:K; EggNog:ENOG503NV33; BUSCO:EOG09262IY3) codes for MYNANPAAQQGAYARQAGAQAPTATATQAQQAQMQAQRIRSRNYYDILVGEGFRGLKRDRPTDRSLPPALKRQVKESALYTDLQRIERNLDWTMARKRAELMDSMGKPPKVKRTLRIFLSNTCANQPFQVVAKAEEGDDAPAADAEDDEASTAQLDEKKTQDADEQVPSWTMRIEGRLLDPSFRSRAGAALSAHATANRIGAHKFSNLIKSIVVEFSRDTTEHADAGQGDIVEWHRPAPSVAPQPPIPGSGGSTATENPLIHSAEPALDGFEIKRMGSVPVKAKIVIYPLYTPERYSVAEPLAQLLDVREETRAGVLNALWGYIKSKRLLDEHDHRVVRLDKPLQALFCTPTINFHHIPEVLHRFLHPPQPIVLEYYVRTDKAENKHPTAFDIELEMDDWAVRTKQHNVLARFDANSTLNNEIAQLDEQIAQAALTIRNRAAARQFFTAFAKNPQQHLHTWIASQARDLDTLLGTSHIGRGADGTAGCVGDFSEEEMRRSSTFHGPWVGEAVIVAESQRLAERMQELQAGKARSAHAS; via the coding sequence ATGTACAACGCCAACcctgcagcacagcagGGCGCCTATGCGCGTCAAGCTGGTGCACAGGCTCCTACAGCTACTGCAacacaagcgcagcaagcacagatgcaagcgcagcggatccgctcgcgcaaTTACTACGATATCCTTGTCGGCGAAGGCTTCCGCGGCCTCAAACGCGACCGCCCGACGGaccgcagcttgccgccTGCATTGAAGCGACAGGTAAAAGAGAGTGCGCTGTACACAGATCTGCAACGAATTGAGCGCAACCTTGATTGGacaatggcgcgcaagcgcgccgagctgaTGGATTCGATGGGAAAACCACCCAAAGTGAagcgcacactgcgcaTCTTTTTAAGCAATACCTGCGCTAACCAGCCATTTCAAGTCGTGGCAAAAGCAGAGGAGGGTGATGATGCGCCGGCTGCGGAtgccgaggacgacgaagcgagcaccgcgcaacTCGACGAGAAAAAGACCCAGGATGCAGACGAACAAGTGCCTTCCTGGACAATGCGTATCGAAGGGCGCCTGCTGGACCCCAGTttccgctcgcgcgctggtgCGGCATTGTCCGCTCATGCGACTGCGAACCGCATCGGTGCACACAAGTTCAGCAACCTGATCAAGTCCATTGTTGTGGAATTTTCGCGGGACACCACCGAGCACGCCGATGCCGGCCAAGGGGATATCGTCGAGTGGCACCGCCCAGCCCCATCTGTAGCACCCCAGCCACCCATCCCGGGTTCTGGCGGGAGCACGGCAACAGAGAATCCGCTCATTCACAGCGCGGAGCCCGCGTTGGATGGCTTTGAGATCAAGCGCATGGGTAGCGTCCCAGTCAAGGCCAAGATAGTCATCTATCCACTGTACACCCCGGAGCGGTACTCGGTCGCGGAgccgcttgcacagctgctggaTGTGCGCGAAGAGACGCGTGCTGGGGTGCTGAATGCATTGTGGGGCTATATCAAGAGCAAGCGGCTCCTGGACGAGCACGATCATCGCGTGGTGCGTTTGGATAagccgctgcaagcgctgtTTTGCACGCCGACGATCAACTTCCACCACATACCCGAGGTCCTGCACCGCTTCTTGCATCCACCGCAGCCGATTGTATTGGAGTACTATGTACGCACGGACAAGGCCGAGAACAAGCATCCCACCGCGTTTGATATCGAGCTCGAGATGGACGACTGGGCGGTGCGGACAAAGCAGCACaatgtgcttgcgcgcttcgacgCGAATAGCACCCTGAACAATGagattgcgcagctggacgagcagattgcgcaagcggcgctcaCCATTCGGAACCGCGCAGCCGCTCGCCAGTTCTTCACCGCATTTGCCAAAAATCCACAGCAGCACTTGCATACTTGGATCGCCAGCcaggcgcgcgacttggatACCCTGCTTGGCACTTCGCACATTGGACGCGGTGCTGACGGGACTGCGGGCTGTGTTGGCGACTTTAGCGAGGAGGAAATGCGTCGCTCTTCGACGTTCCATGGGCCGTGGGTGGGCGAAGCAGTGATTGTCGCAGAGTCGCAGCGTCTTGCAGAACGTATGCAGGAGCTGCAAGCGGGCAAGGCGCGGAGTGCACACGCATCCTAA
- the RPS16 gene encoding 40S ribosomal protein S16 (EggNog:ENOG503P1RZ; COG:J) → MSDSKGAVPFVSCFGKKKTATAVAHAKEGRGLVRLNGHPISLSGPSESLAWKAYEPFLVVGADKFATVDIRVRVSGGGNTSQVYAVRQAIAKALVAFYAKYYDAASALELRQLFISYDRTLLIADPRRCEPKKFGGRGARARRQKSYR, encoded by the exons ATGTCTGACTCGAAGGGTGCAGTGCCGTTCGTTTCGTGCTTCGGCAAGAAGAAGACTGCGACGGCTGTCGCCCACGCCAAGGAGGGCCGGGGTCTCGTCCGCTTGAACGGCCACCCGATCTCGCTCTCTGGTCCCTCGGAAAGCCTCGCTTGGAAGGCTTACGAGCCTTTCCTGGTGGTCGGCGCCGACAAGTTTGC CACTGTTGACATCCGCGTTCGCGTCTCTGGTGGTGGTAACACGTCGCAGGTTTACGCTGTGCGCCAGGCGATTGCCAAGGCCCTCGTTGCGTTCTACGCCAAGTACTACGacgccgcgtcggcgcTTGAGCTCCGCCAGCTCTTCATCTCCTACGACCGCACGCTTCTTATTGCTGacccgcgccgctgcgagCCGAAGAAGTTTGGTGGTCGtggtgcgcgtgcgcgccgccaaaagTCCTACCGTTAA
- the yml6 gene encoding 54S ribosomal protein yml6, mitochondrial (EggNog:ENOG503NXR2; COG:J) — protein MFAAVGARLGLRAAESRVVQNTGTIYARGELQRMYSTNTRANGDANTECTVFDGRPASDFFAVERRDPVVHIRLSYLNPSTRSSAQDERNQYVPLSSHVFDTAPHQHAMHMAAVYYLDALRSGTASTKTRAEVNFSGHRIRPQKGTGKARLSDRGNPMLRKGGVAHGPRPRDFATELPRKVRELALRSALSARLREGSMHVVPSLVWQAPPTSTNGLARLLSAKQWGHALFLTAPRRPDLGVAHARTDARPSSAEPTYGAEQLQRHARYVRNFNLASRNLPAVELLQLHTLPPHDKPRAENEKKPGELHAYQILQYPKIVMDLGALEWLESKLGGAPVQALYAKELRSLKLDEPENPIQDKDAQPPSDAPPSSVTGAATDAGAFALADAASAAFMP, from the coding sequence ATGTTCGCTGCTgtgggcgcgcgccttggactgcgcgcggcagagTCGCGTGTGGTACAGAATACGGGGACTATATACGCACGAGGCGAGCTTCAGCGCATGTACTCTACAaacacgcgcgcaaatggcgACGCAAATACTGAATGCACCGTTTTTGACGGCCGCCCTGCGTCGGATTTTTTCGCAGTGGAACGGCGCGACCCTGTAGTCCACATCCGCTTGAGCTATTTGAACCCGAGCACACGCTCCTCTGCGCAGGACGAGCGGAACCAATATGTGCCGCTTTCTTCGCACGTATTTGACACTGCACCGCATCAGCACGCAATGCATATGGCCGCCGTATACTACTTAGACGCATTGCGCAGTGGCACAGCGAGCaccaagacgcgcgccgaagTCAACTTCTCTGGTCACCGCATACGACCGCAGAAAGGCACAGGCAAAGCGCGTCTAAGCGATCGCGGGAACcccatgctgcgcaaaggtGGTGTTGCCCACGGTCCTCGTCCGCGTGATTTTGCCACAGAGCTTCCGCGCAAAGTGCgtgagcttgcgctgcggtcTGCTTTGAGCGCAAGGTTGCGCGAAGGAAGCATGCACGTTGTTCCGAGCCTTGTATGGCAGGCGCCGCCGACTTCGACCAACGGCTTGGCACGTCTCCTAAGCGCAAAGCAATGGGGCCATGCACTCTTTCTCACTGCTCCCCGTCGTCCTGATCTCGGTGTGGCCCACGCGCGCACGGACGCACGTCCGTCGTCTGCCGAGCCGACGTatggcgccgagcagctgcagcgtcaCGCGCGCTACGTGCGCAACTTCAACCTCGCTTCACGCAACCTCCCTGCCGTGGAGCTCTTGCAACTGCATACCCTCCCACCGCACGACAAACCGCGTGCTGAAAACGAAAAGAAGCCTGGAGAGCTACATGCGTACCAGATTCTCCAGTACCCCAAGATTGTTATGGACTTGGGTGCACTGGAATGGCTAGAAAGCAAGCTTGGCGGTGCGCCCGTCCAGGCTTTGTACGCCAAAGAGCTGCGCTCCCTCAAGCTCGACGAGCCGGAAAACCCCATTCAAGATAAAGACGCGCAGCCTCCATCGGATGCACCGCCCTCTTCGGTGACGGGTGCTGCGACGGATGCGGGCGcttttgcgctcgccgatgcTGCATCTGCGGCGTTTATGCCATAG